One window of Quercus robur chromosome 5, dhQueRobu3.1, whole genome shotgun sequence genomic DNA carries:
- the LOC126727526 gene encoding RNA-binding KH domain-containing protein RCF3 isoform X2: MDSSSSSSSSSFTLNSKRPLDPTNTTTMMDPTTTPKRRHLSQQPSTEQSVVFRLLCPSSLVPHLRPLQSLLHISPENNNDTDHCVVHIQNDIVNDGSDNGDHDQDCSPAQQALLKVFETMAMAKAKVGNDENEEVNKENDPDPNLNSGGGGEDMGLGRTVCCRLLAGSNQVGCVLGRGGKIVEKIRQESGAQVRVLPRDHHHSHDLIQITGNFSAVKKALLSVSSCLQDNPRVDAANSGSTKPSLGALHGTPLPPYVDIPQRGYASSFHAADYRSRGYSSVPGPENIGAGHRMAMEEEVVFKLLCQLDKVGSLIGKGGCIIRALQSETGASIKIADSVSDSDERVVVISARENSEQKHSPAQEAVIRVHCRIAEIGFEPGAAVVARLLVHSQQIGCLLGKGGFIITEMRRATGASIRIFSKEQVPKCGSPNDEVVQVIGNLQSVQDALFHITGRLRETIFPMKPPPPNFSAPPYMSPFAEMPPPLFRPRHNPASPGSYPSPVGHPHGVDRSAIPSQPLDHQPTFSHGMDRSGPSNMDRVPYPYGSERPGHGPTFDRPSSSPRSWNPQAVSSGNNWGAADVLGLTSKSGPLRRYLLLDFLLFSIIFLYLRN, encoded by the exons ATggactcttcttcttcttcttcttcttcatccttcACCCTAAACTCCAAGCGCCCATTGGAccccaccaacaccaccaccatgaTGGACCCCACCACCACACCAAAGCGGCGCCACCTTTCACAACAACCATCAACAGAACAAAGCGTTGTCTTCCGTCTCCTCTGCCCTTCCTCTCTCGTCCCTCACCTCCGCCCCCTCCAATCCCTCCTCCACATCTCCCCCGAAAACAACAACGACACCGACCACTGCGTCGTCCACATCCAAAACGACATCGTCAACGACGGCAGCGACAATGGCGACCATGACCAGGATTGCTCGCCGGCCCAGCAAGCGCTCCTGAAGGTCTTCGAGACAATGGCAATGGCGAAGGCCAAGGTCGGTAATGATGAAAATGAAGAAGTCAACAAAGAGAACGACCCGGACCCGAACTTGAATTCTGGCGGCGGCGGCGAGGATATGGGGTTGGGGAGAACGGTGTGTTGTAGGTTATTGGCGGGGAGTAATCAGGTGGGGTGTGTTTTAGGGAGAGGAGGGAAGATTGTGGAGAAGATTAGGCAGGAGAGTGGGGCCCAAGTTAGGGTTTTGCCTAGAGATCATCACCATTCTCATGACTTGATTCAA ATAACAGGAAACTTCTCAGCTGTAAAGAAAGCACTCCTGTCTGTTTCAAGTTGTCTTCAGGATAACCCTAGGGTCGATGCAGCCAACTCTGGTTCTACTAAACCTTCATTGGGGGCACTACATGGAACTCCCCTGCCACCATATGTTGATATTCCTCAACGGGGTTATGCATCTAGCTTTCATGCTGCAGATTATCGTTCGAGAGGTTATTCTTCGGTTCCGGGGCCTGAAAATATTGGTGCTGGTCACAGAATGGCTATGGAAGAAGAGGTGGTATTTAAGTTGTTATGCCAACTTGATAAAGTTGGTAGTCTGATTGGGAAAGGTGGCTGTATAATACGAGCTTTGCAAAGTGAAACTGGTGCGTCTATTAAGATTGCTGATTCTGTGTCTGACTCAGATGAGCGGGTTGTTGTGATATCAGCACGAGAG AATTCCGAGCAGAAACATTCTCCAGCCCAGGAAGCTGTTATTCGTGTGCATTGTAGAATTGCAGAGATTGGATTTGAACCTGGCGCTGCAGTCGTTGCTAGGCTTCTTGTTCATTCACAGCAGATAGGTTGTTTATTGGGTAAAGGAGGTTTCATTATAACAGAAATGAGAAGAGCTACCGGTGCCAGTATACGTATTTTTTCAAAGGAACAAGTTCCAAAGTGTGGTTCCCCTAATGATGAAGTTGTGCAG GTTATTGGAAACTTGCAATCCGTACAGGACGCTTTATTTCACATAACAGGCAGGCTTCGGGAAACCATATTCCCAATGAAACCACCCCCTCCAAATTTTTCTGCACCACCCTACATGTCTCCTTTTGCAGAAATGCCCCCTCCTTTGTTCAGGCCAAGACATAACCCAGCTTCCCCAGGTAGCTATCCTTCTCCAGTGGGACATCCTCATGGAGTTGATCGTTCTGCCATTCCATCCCAACCCCTAGATCACCAGCCTACATTTTCACATGGTATGGATCGCAGTGGTCCATCTAACATGGACCGAGTTCCCTATCCTTATGGAAGTGAGAGACCAGGACATGGTCCTACTTTTGACAGACCCTCTTCTTCTCCAAGATCTTGGAATCCTCAG GCAGTGAGCAGTGGAAATAATTGGGGAGCAGCTGATGTTTTGGGCTTGACATCGAAAAGTGGGCCTCTTCGAAG GTACCTTCTCCTAGATTTCTTGTTGTTTTCCATCATCTTCTTATACTTACGCAACTAA
- the LOC126727526 gene encoding KH domain-containing protein HEN4 isoform X3, translating to MLAITGNFSAVKKALLSVSSCLQDNPRVDAANSGSTKPSLGALHGTPLPPYVDIPQRGYASSFHAADYRSRGYSSVPGPENIGAGHRMAMEEEVVFKLLCQLDKVGSLIGKGGCIIRALQSETGASIKIADSVSDSDERVVVISARENSEQKHSPAQEAVIRVHCRIAEIGFEPGAAVVARLLVHSQQIGCLLGKGGFIITEMRRATGASIRIFSKEQVPKCGSPNDEVVQVIGNLQSVQDALFHITGRLRETIFPMKPPPPNFSAPPYMSPFAEMPPPLFRPRHNPASPGSYPSPVGHPHGVDRSAIPSQPLDHQPTFSHGMDRSGPSNMDRVPYPYGSERPGHGPTFDRPSSSPRSWNPQAVSSGNNWGAADVLGLTSKSGPLRSGSQVPILTSTTVEITIPQTFLGHVHGENNSNLTQIQQISGAKVLIHDPKPGAMEGVVIVSGTKEQTHAAQCLIQAFILCGQTPP from the exons ATGCTTGCT ATAACAGGAAACTTCTCAGCTGTAAAGAAAGCACTCCTGTCTGTTTCAAGTTGTCTTCAGGATAACCCTAGGGTCGATGCAGCCAACTCTGGTTCTACTAAACCTTCATTGGGGGCACTACATGGAACTCCCCTGCCACCATATGTTGATATTCCTCAACGGGGTTATGCATCTAGCTTTCATGCTGCAGATTATCGTTCGAGAGGTTATTCTTCGGTTCCGGGGCCTGAAAATATTGGTGCTGGTCACAGAATGGCTATGGAAGAAGAGGTGGTATTTAAGTTGTTATGCCAACTTGATAAAGTTGGTAGTCTGATTGGGAAAGGTGGCTGTATAATACGAGCTTTGCAAAGTGAAACTGGTGCGTCTATTAAGATTGCTGATTCTGTGTCTGACTCAGATGAGCGGGTTGTTGTGATATCAGCACGAGAG AATTCCGAGCAGAAACATTCTCCAGCCCAGGAAGCTGTTATTCGTGTGCATTGTAGAATTGCAGAGATTGGATTTGAACCTGGCGCTGCAGTCGTTGCTAGGCTTCTTGTTCATTCACAGCAGATAGGTTGTTTATTGGGTAAAGGAGGTTTCATTATAACAGAAATGAGAAGAGCTACCGGTGCCAGTATACGTATTTTTTCAAAGGAACAAGTTCCAAAGTGTGGTTCCCCTAATGATGAAGTTGTGCAG GTTATTGGAAACTTGCAATCCGTACAGGACGCTTTATTTCACATAACAGGCAGGCTTCGGGAAACCATATTCCCAATGAAACCACCCCCTCCAAATTTTTCTGCACCACCCTACATGTCTCCTTTTGCAGAAATGCCCCCTCCTTTGTTCAGGCCAAGACATAACCCAGCTTCCCCAGGTAGCTATCCTTCTCCAGTGGGACATCCTCATGGAGTTGATCGTTCTGCCATTCCATCCCAACCCCTAGATCACCAGCCTACATTTTCACATGGTATGGATCGCAGTGGTCCATCTAACATGGACCGAGTTCCCTATCCTTATGGAAGTGAGAGACCAGGACATGGTCCTACTTTTGACAGACCCTCTTCTTCTCCAAGATCTTGGAATCCTCAG GCAGTGAGCAGTGGAAATAATTGGGGAGCAGCTGATGTTTTGGGCTTGACATCGAAAAGTGGGCCTCTTCGAAG TGGAAGTCAAGTGCCAATTTTGACCAGCACGACTGTTGAGATCACAATTCCTCAAACATTTTTGGGCCATGTTCATGGAGAGAACAACAGTAACTTGACTCAGATCCAGCAG ATCTCGGGTGCGAAGGTGTTGATTCATGACCCAAAACCTGGGGCTATGGAAGGTGTAGTTATAGTATCTGGGACCAAAGAACAAACGCATGCTGCCCAGTGCCTTATTCAAGCTTTTATACTTTGTGGGCAGACACCACCTTGA
- the LOC126727525 gene encoding GATA transcription factor 28 isoform X1 — protein sequence MDDIHEDNVRMHMSEAQHPMQFQYEHHGLHHMSNGNVNGMDDNHHHDNGNVNGSGGGGNEGYEGDVPSDAGNLSDNRSAMVDQVGGDSGDQLTLSFQGQVYVFDSVSPEKVQAVLLLLGGREVPPNMPAIPATVHNNNHVVGISGTPQRLSVPQRNASLARFREKRKERNFDKKIRYTVRKEVALRMQRNKGQFTSSKSNNDDSASAVTSWGSDESWGPDGNGSQHQEIVCRHCGISEKSTPMMRRGPEGPKTLCNACGLMWASKGTLRDLTRAAPKAGQNSS from the exons ATGGATGACATTCATGAAGATAATGTGCGGATGCATATGAGCGAGGCACAGCATCCGATGCAATTTCAGTATGAGCATCATGGGTTGCATCATATGAGCAATGGGAATGTGAATGGGATGGATGATAATCATCATCATGACAATGGGAATGTGaatggtagtggtggtggtgggaatGAGGGTTATGAAGGGGATGTCCCGTCTGATGCCGGGAATCTTTCTGATAATCGTAGCGCAATGGTGGATCAAGTCGGTGGTGATAGTGGAGACCAGCTTACACTGTCATTTCAGGGTCAGGTTTATGTGTTCGATTCTGTATCACCTGAAAAG GTTCAAGCTGTGCTATTATTGTTGGGGGGCCGGGAAGTACCTCCAAACATGCCTGCCATCCCAGCAACTGTTCACAATAATAACCATGTAGTG GGAATTTCTGGTACTCCACAACGGTTAAGTGTCCCTCAGAGAAATGCCTCACTGGCTAGATTCCGTGAAAagcgaaaagaaagaaactttgACAAGAAAATTCGTTATACTGTTCGTAAAGAGGTAGCTCTTAG GATGCAGCGAAATAAAGGTCAATTTACGTCTTCTAAGTCCAATAATGATGATTCAGCATCAGCTGTAACAAGTTGGGGCTCAGACGAGAGCTGGGGTCCTGACGGTAATGGATCCCAGCATCAGGAGATTGT CTGTCGGCACTGTGGCATCAGTGAGAAGTCTACTCCAATGATGCGACGTGGTCCTGAAGGGCCAAAGACCCTTTGCAACGCATGTGGACTTATGTGGGCAAGCAAG GGAACTTTGAGGGACCTCACTAGGGCAGCACCAAAAGCTGGACAGAATTCTTCTTAA
- the LOC126727526 gene encoding KH domain-containing protein HEN4 isoform X1: MDSSSSSSSSSFTLNSKRPLDPTNTTTMMDPTTTPKRRHLSQQPSTEQSVVFRLLCPSSLVPHLRPLQSLLHISPENNNDTDHCVVHIQNDIVNDGSDNGDHDQDCSPAQQALLKVFETMAMAKAKVGNDENEEVNKENDPDPNLNSGGGGEDMGLGRTVCCRLLAGSNQVGCVLGRGGKIVEKIRQESGAQVRVLPRDHHHSHDLIQITGNFSAVKKALLSVSSCLQDNPRVDAANSGSTKPSLGALHGTPLPPYVDIPQRGYASSFHAADYRSRGYSSVPGPENIGAGHRMAMEEEVVFKLLCQLDKVGSLIGKGGCIIRALQSETGASIKIADSVSDSDERVVVISARENSEQKHSPAQEAVIRVHCRIAEIGFEPGAAVVARLLVHSQQIGCLLGKGGFIITEMRRATGASIRIFSKEQVPKCGSPNDEVVQVIGNLQSVQDALFHITGRLRETIFPMKPPPPNFSAPPYMSPFAEMPPPLFRPRHNPASPGSYPSPVGHPHGVDRSAIPSQPLDHQPTFSHGMDRSGPSNMDRVPYPYGSERPGHGPTFDRPSSSPRSWNPQAVSSGNNWGAADVLGLTSKSGPLRSGSQVPILTSTTVEITIPQTFLGHVHGENNSNLTQIQQISGAKVLIHDPKPGAMEGVVIVSGTKEQTHAAQCLIQAFILCGQTPP; encoded by the exons ATggactcttcttcttcttcttcttcttcatccttcACCCTAAACTCCAAGCGCCCATTGGAccccaccaacaccaccaccatgaTGGACCCCACCACCACACCAAAGCGGCGCCACCTTTCACAACAACCATCAACAGAACAAAGCGTTGTCTTCCGTCTCCTCTGCCCTTCCTCTCTCGTCCCTCACCTCCGCCCCCTCCAATCCCTCCTCCACATCTCCCCCGAAAACAACAACGACACCGACCACTGCGTCGTCCACATCCAAAACGACATCGTCAACGACGGCAGCGACAATGGCGACCATGACCAGGATTGCTCGCCGGCCCAGCAAGCGCTCCTGAAGGTCTTCGAGACAATGGCAATGGCGAAGGCCAAGGTCGGTAATGATGAAAATGAAGAAGTCAACAAAGAGAACGACCCGGACCCGAACTTGAATTCTGGCGGCGGCGGCGAGGATATGGGGTTGGGGAGAACGGTGTGTTGTAGGTTATTGGCGGGGAGTAATCAGGTGGGGTGTGTTTTAGGGAGAGGAGGGAAGATTGTGGAGAAGATTAGGCAGGAGAGTGGGGCCCAAGTTAGGGTTTTGCCTAGAGATCATCACCATTCTCATGACTTGATTCAA ATAACAGGAAACTTCTCAGCTGTAAAGAAAGCACTCCTGTCTGTTTCAAGTTGTCTTCAGGATAACCCTAGGGTCGATGCAGCCAACTCTGGTTCTACTAAACCTTCATTGGGGGCACTACATGGAACTCCCCTGCCACCATATGTTGATATTCCTCAACGGGGTTATGCATCTAGCTTTCATGCTGCAGATTATCGTTCGAGAGGTTATTCTTCGGTTCCGGGGCCTGAAAATATTGGTGCTGGTCACAGAATGGCTATGGAAGAAGAGGTGGTATTTAAGTTGTTATGCCAACTTGATAAAGTTGGTAGTCTGATTGGGAAAGGTGGCTGTATAATACGAGCTTTGCAAAGTGAAACTGGTGCGTCTATTAAGATTGCTGATTCTGTGTCTGACTCAGATGAGCGGGTTGTTGTGATATCAGCACGAGAG AATTCCGAGCAGAAACATTCTCCAGCCCAGGAAGCTGTTATTCGTGTGCATTGTAGAATTGCAGAGATTGGATTTGAACCTGGCGCTGCAGTCGTTGCTAGGCTTCTTGTTCATTCACAGCAGATAGGTTGTTTATTGGGTAAAGGAGGTTTCATTATAACAGAAATGAGAAGAGCTACCGGTGCCAGTATACGTATTTTTTCAAAGGAACAAGTTCCAAAGTGTGGTTCCCCTAATGATGAAGTTGTGCAG GTTATTGGAAACTTGCAATCCGTACAGGACGCTTTATTTCACATAACAGGCAGGCTTCGGGAAACCATATTCCCAATGAAACCACCCCCTCCAAATTTTTCTGCACCACCCTACATGTCTCCTTTTGCAGAAATGCCCCCTCCTTTGTTCAGGCCAAGACATAACCCAGCTTCCCCAGGTAGCTATCCTTCTCCAGTGGGACATCCTCATGGAGTTGATCGTTCTGCCATTCCATCCCAACCCCTAGATCACCAGCCTACATTTTCACATGGTATGGATCGCAGTGGTCCATCTAACATGGACCGAGTTCCCTATCCTTATGGAAGTGAGAGACCAGGACATGGTCCTACTTTTGACAGACCCTCTTCTTCTCCAAGATCTTGGAATCCTCAG GCAGTGAGCAGTGGAAATAATTGGGGAGCAGCTGATGTTTTGGGCTTGACATCGAAAAGTGGGCCTCTTCGAAG TGGAAGTCAAGTGCCAATTTTGACCAGCACGACTGTTGAGATCACAATTCCTCAAACATTTTTGGGCCATGTTCATGGAGAGAACAACAGTAACTTGACTCAGATCCAGCAG ATCTCGGGTGCGAAGGTGTTGATTCATGACCCAAAACCTGGGGCTATGGAAGGTGTAGTTATAGTATCTGGGACCAAAGAACAAACGCATGCTGCCCAGTGCCTTATTCAAGCTTTTATACTTTGTGGGCAGACACCACCTTGA
- the LOC126727525 gene encoding GATA transcription factor 28 isoform X2 — MDDIHEDNVRMHMSEAQHPMQFQYEHHGLHHMSNGNVNGMDDNHHHDNGNVNGSGGGGNEGYEGDVPSDAGNLSDNRSAMVDQVGGDSGDQLTLSFQGQVYVFDSVSPEKVQAVLLLLGGREVPPNMPAIPATVHNNNHVGISGTPQRLSVPQRNASLARFREKRKERNFDKKIRYTVRKEVALRMQRNKGQFTSSKSNNDDSASAVTSWGSDESWGPDGNGSQHQEIVCRHCGISEKSTPMMRRGPEGPKTLCNACGLMWASKGTLRDLTRAAPKAGQNSS; from the exons ATGGATGACATTCATGAAGATAATGTGCGGATGCATATGAGCGAGGCACAGCATCCGATGCAATTTCAGTATGAGCATCATGGGTTGCATCATATGAGCAATGGGAATGTGAATGGGATGGATGATAATCATCATCATGACAATGGGAATGTGaatggtagtggtggtggtgggaatGAGGGTTATGAAGGGGATGTCCCGTCTGATGCCGGGAATCTTTCTGATAATCGTAGCGCAATGGTGGATCAAGTCGGTGGTGATAGTGGAGACCAGCTTACACTGTCATTTCAGGGTCAGGTTTATGTGTTCGATTCTGTATCACCTGAAAAG GTTCAAGCTGTGCTATTATTGTTGGGGGGCCGGGAAGTACCTCCAAACATGCCTGCCATCCCAGCAACTGTTCACAATAATAACCATGTA GGAATTTCTGGTACTCCACAACGGTTAAGTGTCCCTCAGAGAAATGCCTCACTGGCTAGATTCCGTGAAAagcgaaaagaaagaaactttgACAAGAAAATTCGTTATACTGTTCGTAAAGAGGTAGCTCTTAG GATGCAGCGAAATAAAGGTCAATTTACGTCTTCTAAGTCCAATAATGATGATTCAGCATCAGCTGTAACAAGTTGGGGCTCAGACGAGAGCTGGGGTCCTGACGGTAATGGATCCCAGCATCAGGAGATTGT CTGTCGGCACTGTGGCATCAGTGAGAAGTCTACTCCAATGATGCGACGTGGTCCTGAAGGGCCAAAGACCCTTTGCAACGCATGTGGACTTATGTGGGCAAGCAAG GGAACTTTGAGGGACCTCACTAGGGCAGCACCAAAAGCTGGACAGAATTCTTCTTAA
- the LOC126727525 gene encoding GATA transcription factor 28 isoform X3 has product MDDIHEDNVRMHMSEAQHPMQFQYEHHGLHHMSNGNVNGMDDNHHHDNGNVNGSGGGGNEGYEGDVPSDAGNLSDNRSAMVDQVGGDSGDQLTLSFQGQVYVFDSVSPEKVQAVLLLLGGREVPPNMPAIPATVHNNNHGISGTPQRLSVPQRNASLARFREKRKERNFDKKIRYTVRKEVALRMQRNKGQFTSSKSNNDDSASAVTSWGSDESWGPDGNGSQHQEIVCRHCGISEKSTPMMRRGPEGPKTLCNACGLMWASKGTLRDLTRAAPKAGQNSS; this is encoded by the exons ATGGATGACATTCATGAAGATAATGTGCGGATGCATATGAGCGAGGCACAGCATCCGATGCAATTTCAGTATGAGCATCATGGGTTGCATCATATGAGCAATGGGAATGTGAATGGGATGGATGATAATCATCATCATGACAATGGGAATGTGaatggtagtggtggtggtgggaatGAGGGTTATGAAGGGGATGTCCCGTCTGATGCCGGGAATCTTTCTGATAATCGTAGCGCAATGGTGGATCAAGTCGGTGGTGATAGTGGAGACCAGCTTACACTGTCATTTCAGGGTCAGGTTTATGTGTTCGATTCTGTATCACCTGAAAAG GTTCAAGCTGTGCTATTATTGTTGGGGGGCCGGGAAGTACCTCCAAACATGCCTGCCATCCCAGCAACTGTTCACAATAATAACCAT GGAATTTCTGGTACTCCACAACGGTTAAGTGTCCCTCAGAGAAATGCCTCACTGGCTAGATTCCGTGAAAagcgaaaagaaagaaactttgACAAGAAAATTCGTTATACTGTTCGTAAAGAGGTAGCTCTTAG GATGCAGCGAAATAAAGGTCAATTTACGTCTTCTAAGTCCAATAATGATGATTCAGCATCAGCTGTAACAAGTTGGGGCTCAGACGAGAGCTGGGGTCCTGACGGTAATGGATCCCAGCATCAGGAGATTGT CTGTCGGCACTGTGGCATCAGTGAGAAGTCTACTCCAATGATGCGACGTGGTCCTGAAGGGCCAAAGACCCTTTGCAACGCATGTGGACTTATGTGGGCAAGCAAG GGAACTTTGAGGGACCTCACTAGGGCAGCACCAAAAGCTGGACAGAATTCTTCTTAA
- the LOC126729200 gene encoding protein P21-like, with protein MNPFKNLSILFFYFLVTLFIALAHAARFDITNNCNFTIWAAASPGGGREINKGGTWTLEVVGPTTGGRIWARTNCNFYGSGRGTCATGDCDGLLQCQDYGTPPNTLAEFALNQYQNLDYIDISLVDGFNVPMDFSPTSNGCTRGIRCTADINGQCPAELKSSSDYCNNPCTVFRMDEYCCYSGSCGPTNYSKFFKNLCPDAYSYPKDNATSTITCNGGTNYKVVFCP; from the coding sequence atgaACCCCTTCAAAAACCTGTCTATCTTGTTCTTCTACTTCTTGGTCACTCTGTTCATTGCCTTAGCCCACGCAGCCAGATTTGATATAACAAACAATTGCAACTTCACAATTTGGGCAGCAGCTAGTCCAGGTGGTGGCAGGGAGATTAACAAAGGTGGAACCTGGACCCTTGAAGTTGTTGGCCCTACCACAGGGGGTCGCATTTGGGCCCGAACTAATTGCAATTTCTATGGGTCCGGGAGGGGTACATGCGCAACCGGGGACTGTGATGGGCTTCTTCAATGCCAAGACTACGGTACACCCCCAAACACTCTTGCTGAATTCGCTTTAAACCAATACCAAAACTTGGATTACATTGACATCTCTCTTGTTGATGGGTTTAATGTTCCCATGGATTTTAGTCCAACGTCTAATGGGTGCACCAGAGGAATAAGATGTACAGCTGATATCAATGGGCAGTGCCCAGCTGAATTGAAATCTTCTAGCGATTACTGTAACAACCCTTGTACTGTTTTCAGAATGGATGAATATTGTTGCTATTCTGGGAGTTGTGGACCTACAAACTATTCCAAATTTTTCAAGAATCTGTGCCCAGATGCTTACAGTTATCCTAAGGATAATGCAACAAGCACAATTACTTGCAATGGTGGGACTAACTATAAGGTTGTGTTTTGCCCTTGA